A single region of the Solwaraspora sp. WMMD406 genome encodes:
- a CDS encoding PHB depolymerase family esterase, producing the protein MRIRRKLLAGMAVSLVTAGLVIPALQPAYAASLVEVTNFGNNPGNMRMHIYVPDNRPANPAIVVAMHGCGGTGPAFYSGSEFASQADRYGFIVIYPSATQQAGFGNCFDTWSDAAKRRGGGSDPVSIVSMVNYAQQQYRGDPNRVYATGSSSGGMMTNHMLAVYPDVFKAGAAFMGVPYNCFANAADYPPGSSQCTGGNMNRIPQQWGDAVRQQAYPGYSGTRPRVQLWHGTNDTLVPYNLLQESIEQWTNVFGLSQTPTSTDTPQPGWNRRRYADNSGTVQVEAYAIQGAGHSLPSGGMAAAAVQFFGLTSQPSPTTAPPTTAPPTTAPPTTAPPTTAPPTTPPPSGACRVSVALDAWNNGLVTNLTVTNTGSSTINGWSLVFTLPGGQNIISGWNAAYSPSSGQVTARNAFYNGTIPPGGTTSLGFQATHTGNSARPTSYTLNGAACTIA; encoded by the coding sequence ATGAGAATCAGACGCAAACTGCTGGCCGGCATGGCCGTGTCACTGGTGACGGCCGGCCTCGTCATCCCCGCGTTGCAACCGGCGTACGCGGCGTCGTTGGTCGAGGTGACCAACTTCGGCAACAACCCGGGCAACATGAGGATGCACATCTACGTGCCGGACAATCGTCCGGCCAACCCGGCGATCGTGGTGGCCATGCACGGCTGCGGCGGCACCGGTCCCGCCTTCTACTCGGGCAGCGAGTTCGCCTCCCAGGCCGACCGGTACGGGTTCATCGTCATCTACCCGAGCGCGACCCAGCAGGCCGGTTTCGGCAACTGCTTCGACACCTGGTCGGACGCGGCCAAGCGGCGCGGCGGCGGCAGCGACCCGGTCTCGATCGTGTCGATGGTCAACTACGCCCAGCAGCAGTACCGGGGTGACCCCAACCGGGTCTACGCCACCGGCAGTTCGTCCGGCGGCATGATGACCAACCACATGCTGGCCGTCTACCCGGACGTGTTCAAGGCCGGCGCGGCGTTCATGGGTGTGCCCTACAACTGTTTCGCCAACGCCGCCGACTACCCACCGGGCAGCAGCCAGTGCACCGGCGGCAACATGAACCGGATCCCGCAGCAGTGGGGTGACGCGGTCCGTCAGCAGGCGTACCCGGGTTACTCCGGCACCCGGCCCCGGGTGCAGCTGTGGCACGGCACCAACGACACCCTGGTGCCGTACAACCTGCTGCAGGAGAGCATCGAGCAATGGACCAACGTGTTCGGGCTGAGCCAGACACCGACCTCCACCGACACGCCGCAGCCCGGCTGGAACCGCCGCCGCTACGCCGACAACAGCGGCACCGTCCAGGTGGAGGCGTACGCCATCCAGGGTGCGGGGCACAGCCTGCCCAGCGGTGGCATGGCCGCCGCCGCCGTGCAGTTCTTCGGCCTGACCAGCCAGCCCAGCCCGACGACGGCACCGCCGACCACGGCACCGCCCACCACGGCGCCGCCCACGACCGCGCCACCCACGACCGCGCCGCCGACCACACCGCCGCCGTCCGGTGCGTGCCGGGTCTCGGTCGCCCTCGACGCGTGGAACAACGGGCTGGTCACCAACCTCACCGTCACCAACACCGGCTCCAGCACCATCAACGGTTGGTCGCTGGTCTTCACCCTGCCGGGCGGCCAGAACATCATCTCGGGCTGGAACGCCGCCTACTCGCCGTCGTCCGGGCAGGTGACGGCCAGGAACGCTTTCTACAACGGCACCATCCCGCCCGGTGGTACGACGTCGCTCGGCTTCCAGGCCACCCACACCGGCAATTCCGCCAGGCCGACCTCGTACACCCTCAACGGCGCGGCCTGCACGATCGCCTGA
- a CDS encoding IS5 family transposase (programmed frameshift) gives MEKYCPDALWHLALPLLPPHPERHQGGGRRRTDDRAMLAAILYVLESGCSWRKLPASFPVHWRTAHRRFAEWVEAGVMTALHRATLDVLGAAGRIDWSRVSVDSMHVRAVKRGNLTGPSPVDRGKPGSKIHAMSDRGGLPLHVGVSAANLNDHRMLEDMVDGVTPVRQPVGRPRRRPGKLHGDKGYDYPECRDLLRERGIVARIARKGIESSKRLGRHRYVIERCLEWMTRFRRLVRRYDRKASHYLGFLHLACALICYRRADRLNLLTSNNPY, from the exons GTGGAGAAGTACTGCCCCGACGCGTTGTGGCACCTCGCGCTGCCGTTGCTGCCGCCGCACCCGGAAAGGCACCAGGGCGGCGGCCGGCGGCGGACCGATGACCGGGCGATGCTCGCGGCGATCCTGTACGTACTGGAGTCCGGCTGCTCGTGGCGCAAGCTGCCCGCCTCGTTCCCGGTCCACTGGCGAACCGCGCACCGCCGGTTCGCCGAATGGGTCGAGGCCGGGGTGATGACCGCCCTGCACCGGGCGACGCTCGATGTCCTCGGCGCGGCCGGGCGGATCGACTGGTCGAGGGTGAGTGTCGACAGCATGCACGTACGCGCGGTGAAAAGGGGGA ACCTGACCGGGCCCAGCCCGGTGGACCGGGGCAAGCCCGGCTCCAAGATCCACGCCATGAGCGACCGGGGCGGGTTGCCGCTGCACGTGGGCGTCTCCGCCGCGAACCTCAACGACCACCGGATGCTCGAGGACATGGTCGACGGCGTCACACCAGTGCGTCAACCGGTCGGCCGGCCGCGTAGACGACCGGGCAAACTCCACGGCGACAAGGGCTACGACTACCCCGAATGCCGCGACCTCCTGCGCGAACGCGGCATCGTCGCACGGATCGCGCGCAAGGGCATCGAGTCGTCGAAGCGGCTGGGCCGGCACCGCTACGTCATCGAACGCTGCCTCGAATGGATGACCCGGTTCCGACGGCTGGTCCGCCGCTACGACCGCAAGGCTTCCCACTACCTCGGATTCCTCCACCTGGCATGCGCTCTGATCTGCTACCGCCGCGCCGACCGACTTAACCTGTTGACCAGCAACAACCCCTACTGA
- a CDS encoding cytochrome P450: MTDPPPPYPFRDFDELGLDPRLARLRAQCPVSRVRLPYGGDAWLATRYADVTTVLADPRFSRAAACRPDVPRQTEAPPVATTILDLDRPEHSRLRRIAATAFAQWRVELLRPYVRQVAAERVDALLAGPTPADLCTTVALPVPMTVLCHVLGVPLADRDRFRVWTEALLAPGAMPADRFRAIAAQLEDYLGELIAHRRRSATDDLLGVLVRATDDGATMTERELVSFGVTLLAAGFETTASHLASSTYLLLRHRRFWDLLCRSPQRVPDVVRELLRFVPLNGGSGLPRVATEDVELGGVTIRAGEAVFTSAVSANRDATVYPDPDTFDPDRRPAARHLAFGHGPHRCLGAWLSTMELEEVIGTLTARVPGLRLLDPDGVRWRTGTIVRGPLALPVHWSDDTVL; encoded by the coding sequence GTGACCGACCCGCCGCCGCCCTACCCGTTCCGGGACTTCGACGAACTGGGGCTCGACCCCCGGCTGGCGCGGCTGCGGGCGCAGTGCCCGGTGTCGCGGGTCCGGCTGCCGTACGGCGGCGACGCCTGGCTGGCCACCCGCTACGCCGACGTGACGACGGTGCTGGCCGATCCCCGGTTCAGCCGGGCCGCCGCCTGCCGGCCGGACGTGCCACGACAGACCGAGGCACCGCCGGTCGCCACCACCATCCTGGACTTGGACCGCCCCGAACACAGCCGGCTGCGGCGGATCGCCGCCACCGCGTTCGCCCAGTGGCGGGTGGAGCTGCTGCGCCCGTACGTCCGGCAGGTGGCCGCCGAACGCGTCGACGCGCTGCTCGCCGGGCCGACCCCGGCGGACCTGTGCACCACGGTCGCCCTGCCGGTGCCGATGACCGTGCTCTGCCACGTGCTCGGGGTGCCGCTGGCCGACCGCGACCGGTTCCGGGTGTGGACCGAGGCGCTGCTCGCCCCCGGCGCGATGCCGGCCGACCGGTTCCGGGCGATCGCCGCCCAACTGGAGGACTACCTCGGCGAACTCATCGCCCACCGCCGCCGGAGCGCCACCGACGACCTGCTCGGTGTGCTGGTGCGGGCCACCGACGACGGCGCGACGATGACCGAACGGGAACTGGTCTCGTTCGGCGTGACCCTGCTCGCGGCCGGGTTCGAGACCACCGCCAGCCATCTGGCCAGCTCGACATATCTGCTGCTGCGGCACCGGCGGTTCTGGGATCTGCTGTGCCGGTCGCCGCAGCGTGTCCCGGACGTGGTGCGGGAGCTGCTGCGGTTCGTGCCGCTCAACGGCGGCAGCGGCCTGCCTCGGGTGGCGACCGAGGACGTCGAACTGGGTGGGGTCACCATCCGGGCCGGTGAGGCGGTGTTCACCTCGGCGGTGTCGGCCAATCGTGACGCGACGGTGTACCCGGATCCGGACACGTTCGATCCGGATCGGCGGCCGGCCGCCCGGCATCTGGCCTTCGGCCACGGTCCGCACCGCTGCCTGGGCGCGTGGCTGTCCACGATGGAACTCGAAGAGGTGATCGGCACGCTGACGGCGCGGGTGCCGGGTCTGCGGCTGCTCGACCCGGACGGGGTGCGGTGGCGCACCGGCACGATCGTGCGCGGCCCACTGGCATTGCCGGTGCACTGGTCGGACGACACAGTGTTGTAA
- a CDS encoding RiPP maturation radical SAM C-methyltransferase, with protein sequence MSVCLVAMPWQAIESPSLPIGLLKAATRAAGRPEPAAYHGSLRWAEFLMEHSDGELTPADYTEVAEVGLFDGLGDWVFAGVLHDDPEFGVDTLRRYAAEYGTGIATPTAMRRYADAFVRLAADEILATGPTLVGFTTTFMQNVPSLAVARRIRQLAPDVRIAFGGGNCDGAMGIALHRNYPFVDFVVRGEGEVAFPRLLDALDGRTDFASVPGLSWRHDGEARHNPQGSLLAPAHIPTPLFDDWFAQFAESTIDGYIEPKLVLESARGCWWGEKHHCTFCGLNGTAMTFRAKSPARVVDELTDLIGRHQTLDVIMVDNIIDNRYYSDFLPRIAALDLDLRLHYEVKSNLRPAEITALRSAGVAHVQPGIESLVSPVLKLMDKGVSGIHNVRTLRDCESASLTVSWNWLYGFPGERLADYEAVLRQLPRLAHLQPPAGASRILLERFSPYFENPALGFPQRRPARLYQHVYDLPEAAVQDMVYLFDTDPAGLSDQDAEPLNELLKRWADSYPASALELVTGLTADEIVIEDRRVGWPQREHRITDPLLRRAYAELQPGRTVSALVGRLTDDATPRTADRRASWLTGRITEWLAELDAAGLVFEENGRWITLATAVEPIKVA encoded by the coding sequence ATGTCGGTGTGTCTGGTCGCGATGCCCTGGCAGGCCATCGAGTCACCGTCGCTGCCGATCGGGCTGCTCAAGGCCGCCACCCGCGCGGCCGGCCGCCCCGAACCGGCGGCCTACCACGGCAGCCTGCGCTGGGCGGAGTTCCTGATGGAACACAGCGACGGGGAACTGACGCCCGCCGACTACACCGAGGTCGCCGAGGTCGGCCTCTTCGACGGTCTCGGTGACTGGGTGTTCGCCGGAGTGCTGCACGACGACCCCGAGTTCGGCGTCGACACGCTGCGCCGCTACGCCGCCGAGTACGGCACCGGCATCGCCACGCCGACGGCGATGCGCCGGTACGCCGACGCCTTCGTCCGGCTGGCCGCCGACGAGATCCTCGCCACCGGACCGACCCTGGTCGGCTTCACCACCACGTTCATGCAGAACGTGCCGAGCCTCGCGGTGGCCCGCCGGATCCGCCAGCTCGCCCCCGACGTACGGATCGCCTTCGGCGGCGGCAACTGCGACGGCGCGATGGGCATAGCCCTGCACCGCAACTACCCGTTCGTCGACTTCGTCGTCCGAGGCGAAGGCGAGGTCGCCTTCCCCCGGCTGCTCGACGCCCTCGACGGCCGGACCGACTTCGCCAGCGTCCCCGGGCTGTCCTGGCGACACGACGGCGAGGCCCGGCACAACCCGCAAGGCTCGCTGCTGGCCCCCGCGCACATCCCCACCCCGCTGTTCGACGACTGGTTCGCCCAGTTCGCCGAGTCCACCATCGACGGCTACATCGAACCGAAGCTGGTCCTGGAGAGCGCCCGGGGCTGCTGGTGGGGCGAGAAGCACCACTGCACCTTCTGCGGCCTCAACGGCACCGCGATGACGTTCCGGGCCAAGTCCCCGGCGCGAGTGGTCGACGAGCTGACCGATCTGATCGGCCGCCACCAGACCCTCGACGTGATCATGGTGGACAACATCATCGACAACCGGTACTACAGCGACTTCCTGCCCCGGATCGCGGCGCTCGACCTGGACCTGCGGCTGCACTACGAGGTCAAGTCCAACCTGCGGCCCGCCGAGATCACCGCGCTGCGGTCGGCCGGCGTCGCCCACGTGCAACCAGGCATCGAGTCGCTGGTCTCCCCGGTGCTCAAACTGATGGACAAAGGCGTTTCCGGCATCCACAACGTCCGTACGCTGCGCGACTGCGAATCGGCCAGCCTGACGGTGTCCTGGAACTGGCTGTACGGCTTCCCCGGTGAACGCCTCGCCGACTACGAGGCGGTGCTGCGTCAACTCCCCCGGCTGGCGCACCTGCAGCCACCCGCCGGGGCGTCCCGGATCCTGCTCGAACGGTTCAGCCCGTACTTCGAGAACCCGGCGCTCGGCTTCCCGCAGCGCCGGCCGGCCCGGCTCTACCAGCACGTCTACGACCTGCCCGAGGCGGCCGTCCAAGACATGGTCTACCTGTTCGACACCGACCCCGCCGGGCTGAGCGACCAGGACGCCGAACCCCTCAACGAACTGCTCAAACGCTGGGCCGACAGCTACCCGGCCAGCGCGTTGGAGCTGGTCACCGGCCTGACCGCCGACGAGATCGTGATCGAGGACCGGCGGGTCGGCTGGCCGCAGCGCGAACACCGGATCACCGACCCGCTGCTGCGCCGCGCCTACGCCGAGCTGCAACCCGGTCGTACGGTGTCGGCGCTGGTCGGCCGGCTCACCGACGACGCGACACCGCGCACAGCCGACCGGCGCGCCTCCTGGCTCACCGGGCGGATCACCGAGTGGCTGGCCGAACTCGACGCCGCCGGCCTGGTCTTCGAGGAAAACGGGCGCTGGATCACCCTGGCGACCGCCGTCGAACCGATCAAGGTGGCCTGA
- a CDS encoding ferritin-like domain-containing protein: MTLIDADDLDRDELAYRVFGVTRDKTPWRAADIIGRGPANPGWDRAEMAWRMASRGYYAEQAGLVAAATLAAQTEDAPLRFSLALATADEARHADAFYQYAKLVGGEPEPEAAELMEPLDQALTRLPHMGRALVHTMLEGFAADEFILLREVFAGDPLGRLYHHVRRDEIQHVAIGLNYLAREATKGRGRELWHEYGPQWHEIGMRLTYLDTISVSLAELTGREPDRVRHWFLRRHRARLRAGGVDVEGR, encoded by the coding sequence ATGACTCTCATCGATGCCGACGATCTTGATCGGGACGAATTGGCGTACCGCGTCTTCGGGGTGACCCGGGACAAGACCCCGTGGCGCGCTGCGGACATCATCGGCCGTGGGCCGGCGAACCCGGGCTGGGACCGGGCCGAGATGGCCTGGCGGATGGCCTCACGCGGCTACTACGCCGAACAGGCCGGCCTGGTCGCGGCGGCCACCCTCGCCGCGCAGACCGAGGACGCCCCGCTGCGGTTCAGTCTGGCGCTGGCCACCGCCGATGAGGCCCGCCACGCCGACGCCTTCTACCAGTACGCCAAGCTGGTCGGCGGCGAGCCGGAACCGGAGGCCGCCGAGTTGATGGAGCCGCTGGACCAGGCGCTGACAAGGCTGCCGCACATGGGTCGGGCGCTGGTGCACACGATGCTGGAAGGCTTCGCCGCCGACGAGTTCATCCTGCTGCGCGAGGTCTTCGCCGGCGACCCGCTCGGCCGGCTCTACCACCACGTCCGCCGCGACGAGATCCAGCACGTCGCGATCGGACTCAACTACCTGGCCCGGGAGGCCACCAAGGGCCGGGGGCGCGAGCTGTGGCACGAGTACGGGCCGCAGTGGCACGAGATCGGCATGCGGTTGACCTACCTGGACACGATCTCGGTCTCCCTGGCCGAACTGACCGGCCGCGAGCCCGACCGGGTCCGGCACTGGTTCCTCCGCCGCCACCGGGCCCGCCTGCGGGCCGGCGGAGTCGACGTGGAAGGGAGGTGA
- a CDS encoding DUF5825 family protein, protein MTTATTPIDRLDLPAWSLRTVTLPEPLEFGESPEQDLAQLRFLREVTSHAVRLRWTLRGRPLFPLETHVHLVAPSDAADQRSRAYAAEWGLAYRYGSFYYRRGPSLVVVKDVRPGVEQSRMVITDGFDAFLRLAGDLPAGGLSTSGPVTGDAEAAAVAVEAGLAVAAGDAVLILPYRMRHWPVPYVAV, encoded by the coding sequence ATGACCACGGCGACGACTCCGATCGACCGCCTCGACCTGCCCGCCTGGTCGCTGCGGACCGTCACCCTGCCCGAGCCGCTGGAGTTCGGCGAATCCCCCGAGCAAGATCTGGCCCAGCTGCGATTCCTGCGCGAGGTCACCAGCCACGCCGTACGGCTGCGGTGGACGCTGCGCGGCCGGCCGCTGTTCCCGTTGGAGACCCACGTCCATCTGGTCGCGCCGTCGGACGCGGCCGACCAGCGCAGCCGGGCGTACGCCGCCGAGTGGGGGCTGGCGTACCGCTACGGCAGCTTCTACTACCGGCGCGGACCTTCTCTGGTGGTGGTCAAGGATGTCCGACCGGGAGTGGAGCAGAGCCGGATGGTGATCACCGACGGCTTCGACGCGTTCCTGCGCCTCGCCGGGGACCTGCCCGCAGGCGGCCTTTCCACCAGCGGCCCGGTCACCGGCGACGCCGAAGCGGCGGCGGTCGCGGTCGAGGCAGGACTCGCCGTCGCGGCCGGCGACGCCGTCCTGATCCTGCCGTACCGGATGCGGCACTGGCCGGTGCCGTACGTGGCGGTGTGA
- a CDS encoding cytochrome P450, translating into MAGRGGNGRRPPGPRGHWLTGNTRAYETDRIGFLRRCHHEHGDVFSFDDRTVCVIDPDLAHDVLTRTDHDFLTEQAPFDANPDLDRAAARAGDWMTARRTVWPGLNRHAAAAADTRTVEILDRVLVAAGGDEIDVLDTMRRFTARLIADYCFGPEDTTDSDVPGLLADGIDATAAFETTTYALPAWLPLPRHRRFFRVHRRTVDALTELVRRRRAAGPRTPGGDLLDHLLAADPAMPDRAVVSTLRAVLVGGHGVPAAALASMVRELARRPRLASDLRDEADAAADDDGRPAARQPLAEAVVSEVLRLHPPAWLMTRTARSTTALGPWTVHPGDEVLLNVYLIHRDPRWWPDRPDEFDPDRWLSGRPAPGRTYLPFGAGPRVCLGSASTMRQLTLVTARLAQRFTIDSPNADSAVPVFAGRLAPAGLRARFRPVQRRVRPGG; encoded by the coding sequence GTGGCGGGTCGCGGCGGGAACGGTCGACGGCCGCCCGGTCCGCGCGGACACTGGCTGACCGGCAACACCCGCGCCTACGAAACCGACCGGATCGGGTTCCTGCGCCGCTGCCACCACGAACACGGCGACGTGTTCTCCTTCGACGACCGTACGGTGTGCGTCATCGACCCCGACCTGGCCCACGACGTCCTGACCCGCACCGATCACGACTTCCTCACCGAGCAGGCCCCGTTCGACGCCAACCCTGACCTCGACCGGGCCGCCGCGCGGGCCGGCGACTGGATGACGGCCCGCCGTACGGTGTGGCCGGGGCTCAACCGGCACGCCGCGGCGGCCGCCGACACCCGTACCGTCGAAATCCTGGACCGAGTGCTCGTCGCCGCCGGCGGCGACGAGATCGACGTCCTCGACACGATGCGCCGGTTCACCGCCCGGCTGATCGCCGACTACTGCTTCGGCCCCGAGGACACCACGGACTCCGACGTGCCGGGGCTGCTCGCCGACGGCATCGACGCCACCGCGGCGTTCGAGACGACCACGTACGCGCTGCCCGCCTGGCTGCCGCTGCCCCGCCACCGCCGCTTCTTCCGCGTCCACCGGCGGACCGTCGACGCCCTGACCGAACTCGTCCGACGGCGACGTGCCGCCGGACCCCGCACACCCGGCGGCGACCTGCTGGACCACCTGCTCGCCGCCGACCCGGCGATGCCCGACCGGGCCGTGGTGTCGACGCTGCGCGCCGTCCTGGTCGGCGGGCACGGCGTACCGGCGGCCGCGCTCGCCTCGATGGTGCGCGAACTCGCCCGCCGGCCCCGGCTCGCCTCCGACCTGCGCGACGAGGCGGACGCGGCGGCTGACGACGACGGTCGTCCGGCGGCCCGGCAGCCGTTGGCCGAGGCCGTCGTCTCGGAGGTGCTGCGACTGCATCCGCCGGCCTGGCTGATGACCCGCACCGCCCGGAGCACCACCGCTCTCGGCCCGTGGACGGTGCACCCCGGTGACGAGGTGCTCCTCAACGTCTATCTGATCCACCGCGATCCCCGATGGTGGCCGGACCGGCCAGACGAATTCGACCCCGACCGCTGGCTGTCCGGGCGGCCGGCACCGGGCCGGACGTACCTGCCGTTCGGCGCCGGCCCACGGGTCTGTCTGGGATCGGCGTCGACGATGCGGCAGCTGACCCTCGTCACCGCGCGCCTGGCGCAACGCTTCACCATCGACTCGCCGAACGCCGACTCGGCCGTACCGGTGTTCGCCGGCCGGCTCGCCCCCGCCGGCCTGCGCGCCCGGTTCCGACCGGTGCAGCGACGGGTGCGCCCCGGCGGCTAA
- a CDS encoding PaaX family transcriptional regulator C-terminal domain-containing protein, with the protein MPHPFTIEEIYPDDEENAVRLPRRQNGNSPQGLAVTLLADYTLRSRASVPSAAIVALLAEADVSPTGARTAISRLARRGILDGSRHGRNSSYRLSQQAAHSLSVGGSWIVASTATTPSWDERWTLIAFSLPQERSAQRRALRGRLRWLGYAPLYDGLWISPYELAPLVRAHLTQLTLGTVTVFRGHRVEFDAISSRDPIDAWDIAAIGKQYEDFLQRWSPLLDRIRSGQVSGTEAVRARTEVMDTYRRFPTLDPQLPLSLLPAGWLREPARQVFAAVYDGLARIAEEHVKAVIARFDGNAQPGVQAHLTADLLAGVRNTTRSGTSPDGDDIPDTIGTATA; encoded by the coding sequence GTGCCACACCCGTTCACCATCGAGGAGATCTACCCCGACGACGAGGAGAACGCCGTACGGCTGCCCCGACGACAAAACGGGAACTCACCACAAGGGCTCGCGGTCACCCTGCTCGCCGACTACACCCTGCGATCCCGCGCCTCGGTCCCGTCGGCGGCGATCGTCGCGCTGCTTGCCGAAGCCGACGTCAGCCCCACCGGCGCCCGTACGGCGATCAGCCGACTCGCCCGACGCGGCATCCTCGACGGCAGCCGACACGGACGCAACAGCTCCTACCGGCTCAGCCAGCAGGCCGCCCACAGCCTGTCCGTCGGCGGCAGCTGGATCGTCGCCTCGACCGCCACGACACCGTCGTGGGACGAACGCTGGACCCTGATCGCCTTCTCCCTGCCGCAGGAACGCAGCGCCCAGCGCCGCGCGCTACGCGGCCGACTCCGCTGGCTCGGCTACGCACCGCTGTACGACGGACTGTGGATCTCACCGTACGAACTGGCACCGCTGGTCCGGGCGCACCTGACCCAACTCACCCTCGGCACCGTCACCGTGTTCCGTGGCCACCGGGTCGAATTCGACGCCATCAGCAGCCGCGACCCGATCGACGCCTGGGACATCGCCGCCATCGGCAAACAGTACGAGGACTTCCTCCAACGATGGAGCCCGCTCCTGGACCGGATTCGGTCCGGGCAGGTCAGCGGCACGGAAGCGGTCCGGGCCCGCACCGAGGTCATGGACACCTACCGCCGCTTCCCCACCCTCGACCCGCAGCTGCCGTTGTCGCTGCTGCCGGCGGGCTGGCTGCGGGAACCCGCCCGGCAAGTGTTCGCCGCCGTCTACGACGGCCTCGCCCGGATCGCGGAGGAACACGTCAAAGCGGTCATCGCCCGATTCGACGGCAACGCGCAACCCGGCGTCCAGGCCCACCTCACCGCCGACCTGCTCGCCGGCGTACGGAACACCACCCGCT